The segment GCCACGCTGCGTCGCTTCGGCGTCGATCAGCCGGCCCACGCGCGGCGGCAGGATCTTGATGACGCGCTGGCGCGGCTCGACGTAGTTGCGCCACACGGCCTCCCACAGCTCGAACATCACCCGCCGCGCCTTGTGCTCGATCTGCTGCAGCTGCGGGCTTTCGAAGATGATGTCGTTGGCCATCTTTTTGAAAAACAGCGCCTCGTTCTCCGCCTCTTTCGACACGATCAGCTCGAATCGGTAGCGGTTGGTTTTCGCCGCCATGAAATTGTCGCGCTCACGCAACCGGCACGCCCGGATGAAACGGCCGATTTTTTGGGAAAACACGTTCTCCAGCCGATCGGCGCGAATCGCGTCGAACAGATCGTCGAGCAGCGCCTGCCGCGCGGCGTCGATCGGTTCGCCCGCCGCCCACGTCTCGATCTTCTCGTAGGTCAGGAAGCCCGCCTTCACCCCGTCGACGATGTCGTTGAGCGAATAGGCCGCATCGTCGGCCCAATCCATGATCTGGCACTCGATGCTCTTGAAGCTGTTCAGCTTCTCGCCCGCCATCAGCTCGGCCGGAATCGGCCGCCCACCGAAGACGTAGGTCCGCTCCGCCACCTGCGGGTCGTAGAGAAAATGATTCGGCGGCGGCGCGGGAAACTCGGCGAACAGTTTCTTGTATTTCAGCACGCCATCCAGCAGCGCGCGGGTCGGCTGCATGCCGCGCACGCTCGTCTCGTTCTGATACATCGTGCTCGTCAGCAGGTGCAGCGTCTGCGCGTTGCCCTCGAAGCCGCCCCACTTCACCATCAACTCCTGCAGCGTGCGTTCGCCCGAATGCCCGAACGGCGGATGCCCCAAGTCGTGCGCCAGGCAAACCGCCTCGACGAGATCGCCGTCGATGTGGAAGTCCGGCTTCAGCGGCGCGCCCCGCGTGAAAAGATAGTGGCAGATCGAGCGGCCGATCTGCGCCACTTCCATCGAGTGGGTCAGCCGCGTCCGGTAGAAATCATACTCGCCCGACAGGAAGACCTGCGTCTTCGACTGTAGCTTCCGAAACGCGTGCGCATGAATGATCCGGTCGCGATCGATCTGAAATGCGTTGCGGTAGTCGGTCTTGCGCTCGCCGCCGTAGGTCTCGACGTCGAACGCGTTGTAGAAGCGGTTCGCCATGGGCCGGAAGACATCAGCGCCCCGAGGGCGGCGACGCAAACCCGGAAACATGCCCGCCCTCAGTCTCCCCGGTGGACCCACCGTCCCGACGGGTTCATCCCTCGCGCGCATTCCGCGGCTGTCGAACCTCCCGGCGATCGATCGCTCGGACGCTGGACTCGTGCTCCCGTTTGCATTCCCCGCCGCAACCCATTCGCTGCCTGCGCCATGGTTCACTACACTTTCGCCGACGAGTTTCGGAAACTCTACGAGCTGGCCGTCGCGCTCTATGCGCAGGGCAAACGCGGAGCCGACTCTTTCTTCAATGCCGACCAGCACGCTTTTCTGCTGAGCAACGGGATCACGCCGCAGTATCTCTACGATTACGCCGAGGACCATAACAACTCCGCCGGCGAACCCGGCTACGATCGGGCGCTCGCGATCGAAAGCGTCCGCCGCGACTATTTTCTGAACGTCCAGGGCGGCCACCCGTCCACCACCGTGCTCGACGAATCCAAGTTGCCGGCGAAAACCGAGCAGGTGCGGGATATCGAGTGGCTGCCACGCATCATCCCCAAGGCGAAAGCCAAACTTCGTGGCGAGCTCCCGCCCTCGTTGATGTATTGCTGCGGCGGTGATCGGAAATTCTTCCAGGCCCACGACATCTTTCCGGCCGAATTTCTCAGCCTGGTCTGGCGGCACGAGAACAACGACGCGGCGATCGTCGATTGGGTGGTCCGCCGCAGCCGCAGCAAGTAGGCCCGGGGCGATGAGCGCGAGGCGGGCGGACATGACTTCCGCGGCGGTTGCGGCTGTTCTGAAGGTCCGCGGGGCTCGGCGCCGAATTTTACCGGCACTTGCCGGTCATCGTCAGCCCGCGTCCGTCCCCGCGCCGATCCGCGGCAGTACTTCGCCGAGCAAATAGATCGAGCCAGTGATGACAATGCTGTCATCTGGTCCGCCGAGCGCGCAGTGGTCGCCGCCCGGAAAAATTTCGGCCACCGTGGTCCGCGCCACACGCCCGGGGAATCCAGCCGGAATGAGCGCGGCGAGTTCCTCGTAGCTGCTCGCGCGCGGCTGGTTCGGCACCACGAGATGGACCTCGCCCGCGTGCCGGCAAATCGCCGCCATGAGCGGCTGCGCCCGCTCCGCCCCCAGCACGCCCACAACGACGATCGGCGCGCGGCCGGTCTCTGCCCTCAGCCGCGCCAGGTTCGCGTCCAACACGGACGCGCCTTCCGCGTTGTGCGACGCGTCGAGGATCACGCGCCGGCCACCCACCAAGACCCGCTGCCAGCGGCCCGGCCAGCGCACATGCCACAGCCCGTGCGCGATCGCCCGTTCGGAGATTCTCCAGCGTGAATCGAGTTCGCGCGCCGCCAACGTCGCCGTCGCGGCGTTCCACCGCTGGTAGTCGCCCGCGAGATTGGTTTCCGGATAAACCGCCAGGTTCTCGCCGTAGACTTCGCGCACGGAGATCACCCGCGCCTCCATTTCCTCCGCCCGCGCCCGGATCACCGTCTCGGCCGCCGGCGGCACGCGTCCGATCACCACCGGACGCTCCGGTTTGATGATGCCCGCCTTGGCCCGCGCGATTTCCTCGAGCGTGTGCCCCAACCATTCGCAGTGATCAAAGCCGATCGAGGTGATCACGGTCATCTCCGGATCCACGAGGTTGGTCGCATCGAACTCCCCTCCGAGGCCCACCTCCATCACCGCGATGTCGCACCGCTGCCGGCCGAACTGCAGCAGCGCCATCGCCGTCATGTATTCAAAAAAGCTCGGCCGATCGCCGGGGCCTTCGCGCGCTGCGATCCGATCCGCGAGCACATCCAGTTCGCGCACATAGCCGACGATCTCCGCCGGCGCGAGCGGCTGGCGATTCACCTGCACGCGCTCGCCGACGTGAACGAGATGCGGCGAGGTAAACAGACCCACGCGCCAGCCCGCGGCCCGCAAAATCGCCTCGAGCATCGCGGCCACCGAGCCCTTGCCGTTCGTGCCCGCGACGTGCACGCAGCGCAGCGCCCGCTCCGGGTGGCCCAATTCGGCCGCGAGTAGCCGCATGCGGTCGAGCCCGAGCTTCGAACCGCCCGCCTTCAGTCCGCAAAGGTACTCCGCCACGGCCTCAAAACCCGCCGCCGCGTCCGGCTGCGCGCCGCGGCCGGATTCAGGATTTGGCGACGGAGGCACTCGCAGGCGTCTGCTTCACATACAACGCGAGCAGAATCTGGTGCAGCCGCTCGCGCATCTCGGTCCGCGGCACGATCTGATCGATCAGGCCATGCTTCAGCAGGAACTCCGATGTCTGGAAGCCCGGCGGCAGCGTTTGCTTCGTGGTGTCCTTGATCACTCGCGGCCCCGCGAAACCGATCAACGCCCCGGGTTCCGCGAGGATCACGTCGCCGAGCGTCGCGTAGCTGGCGGACACACCGCCGGTGGTCGGATGCGTCAACACCGAGATGTAGGGCAGCCTGGCGGCTGCCAGCCGGCCGAGCGCGGCGCTCGTCTTGGCCATCTGCATCAGCGACAGGATGCCTTCTTGCATCCGCGCCCCGCCGGAGGTGCTGAAAATGATGCAGGGAATCTTCTGCGCGATCGCGGTCTCGATCGCGCGCGTGATCTTCTCGCCGGCCGCCGAGCCGAGCGTGCCGCCGCAAAACCGAAAATCCATCACCGCGAGCGACACCGGCACGCCGTGGATCTTACCCGCACCCGTGACGACGGCCTCCGGCAGCCCACTCTCCTTTTCGTACTTCTTGATTCGGGCCGGATAGGGGGCGGAGTCGACGAACTGCAGCGGATCGGCTGACCGAACCTCGATGTTGGACTCCACGAACGAGCCTGGATCCAGCAGATAGCCGAGTCGTTCGCGTGCCCCGATGGGAAAATGATGGCCGCTCGCCGGCACGACCATCTGGTTGTCCGCGATATCCTTGGTGAAAACCGCTTCCCCGCTCACTGGGTCCTTGGTGTAGACCCCTTGCGGGATTTCCTTTTTGCGCGTCTTGCGAACCGTGTAGGTCGGTTTGTCGAAATGCGTCATAGGCGTCAGCCGTGACCGAACGTGACGACGTCAAGGCTCACCGCACCGGCGCGCCGGAGAGTCTGCGCGCAGCTGTTGAGCGTGGAGCCAGTGGTGAAAACGTCATCGACCAGGAGATAATGATCGGCGGCACTTATGACGGCGCCGGAAGCCAGTGCAAAGGCATTTTTGAGATTTAACTGCCGCGTGCGGCGGTCGTGCTGGGTTTGCGAAACGGTGTCCACGGTGCGACGCAGCAGCGGCCTCACGTGCGCCGCTCCGTCGACGGCGCGAAGCAGCGCCTGGGCGATCTGCTCGCTCTGGTTGAAGCCACGCTCGCGCAACTTGCGCGGGTGCAGCGGTACCGGCACGAGCGTCGCGCCGCGGGCGAGTTCGAGCACGTGCGGCGAACGCCGGAAAATCCTTTCGAGATCAACCAACACCTGCAGCCCGCGGTGATACTTCAGCTCATGCACCAGCCCGCGCGCCGGGCCTTTCAGCAACACCGCGGTGCGTCCTTCGCGAAACGCCGGTGCGAGACCCTCGCAATGCGGACACATCCGCTCCCCCTCGACCACGCCGTAGAACGGATGCCCACAGGTCGAACAATGCGGCGGTCGCACGTAATCGAGCTGGGCCGAGCACGCCGGACACAGATGCCGGAACTCAGCCTCGCTCGGCACGAGCCCGCGGCAATGCACGCAAAGCGGCGGGAACACCACATCGCTGAGTCCGCGCAGCCACTGGCTCATCCCGCTCATTGTTCTCGGCGCCGCGGCTGTCGTTTTTGTTCCAACGCGCCACGCGTGCGCGTCCCGGTCACTCATCGTTATCCACGTCGGTCGTTGCTGCGGTTGACCGGCGGCCAGGCCGGTAGAACACCCGCACCAGAAACAGGCCCTGCGGCGGCGCCGTTTGCACCACCGCGGTCCGCTGCCGCGAGGCGAGAATTGCGCGCACGTCGTGCACCGTCAGCTTGCCCTCGCCCACCGCCACGAGCACGCCGACCAGACTGCGCACCATCTTGTAGAGAAACCCGTCGGCCTCCGCGATGATGCGGATGACTCGTCCGCGCCGGCGCACGTCGAGTCGACGCAGGTCGCGTACGGTGTCCACGCGCGCGGGCCCATTGAGCGCGGTGAACGCGCGAAAATCGTGCCGGCCGCGCAGCACGGCGGCGGCGGCGTTCATCGCCGCCAGATCGAGTGGCCGAAAGACCGGCCAGCTATAGGGTCGCGTGAACGGATCCGCGTCGCCGAGGTGGAGGCGATACGTGTAGCGCTTGCCGCTCGCCTGGAACCGCGCATGGAATTCCGGCGTCACCGCGCAAACCGTCTTGATCTGGATCGCGGACGGGAGCCGGGCACGCAACGCCGCGAGCAGCTTCTCCGGCCCGTGCCGCCAGTGCGCATCGAAATGAAACACCTGCCCAAGCGCGTGGACGCCCGCATCGGTGCGACCGCTGCCGTGAATGCGCACCTCGCGTCCGAACATTTCCCGCAGCCGCGCCTCGATCGCGTCCTGCACGCTCGCGCCGGAGACCTGGCTCTGCCAGCCCGCAAAATGTCCGCCATCATAGGCGCAGACGCATTTCCAGCGCGGTTCTGAACTGCTCGGGTGGGCCATCAGCGCGACGAGCATGACGCGCGTCCGCGTCGCCGCAAGCCGCGTCACACGCGCCGACAGCACCTCACCGTTTCCTGCAAACCCACGAGCGAGACGCCCGTGCCACGTCACAGCGGCCTCTCGCCGACGGGCTTGTGTCCCGGCGCGCCGATCGCAACCCTGGCCGTTGCCCATGGCCTCACCTCGCTATCGCCATATCATCTGGGACTGGAACGGCACGCTGCTCGACGATCTCGATCTCTGCATTGAGATCATGAATGGGCTCCTGGCGCCGCGCGGGCTCGCCGTCCTCGATCGCGCGCGCCACCACGCACTCTTCGATTTTCCGGTCCGTGATTACTATCGCCGCCTGGGATTCGATACGCAGCGCGATCCGTTCGAACGGCTGAGCGTGGATTTTATCGACGTCTACGACCGCCGCCGCTGGGAGTGTCGGCTGCACGCCGAAGCCGAAGCGATGCTCCGCGCGGCGCGCACCGCCGGGATTTCCCAATCCATCCTTTCGGCCTACCGTCAGGAAACGTTGCAGGAGATCGTCCGACATCTCGGACTCGCCGACTATTTCATCCGAATGATTGGACTCGATAACATCTATGCCCACAGCAAGGTGGAACTCGGCCGCGCCTGGCTGCAGGAACTCGGCCTGCCCCGTGACCAGGTGGTCCTGGTGGGCGACACCCGGCACGATCATGAGGTCGCGCAAGCGCTCGAGGTAGACTGCGTGCTCGTCACCTGGGGACATCATTCCTTGGAAAAGCTGCAGACCCCGGGCACGCGCGTAGTGCCGAACTTCTCCGCGCTGGCCACCGAACTGGGACTCGCCGTCACCGCATAGCGTATTCACAATCCGGCGCCAACCGGTTCGGATGGCAGGCCCGCGCGGTGAGCGGGCCCGGCCTCGCCTCTCATTCCGCCGGATGGGGCAGCGGCGGCGGGAAGCGCTGGTCGAGAAAATCCTGCAGGATGAGCGTCGCGGCCCGCGAGTCGATCACCCCGCTCGCCCGCACTGCGCGGCGCTGCGTTTTGCTGATGGTGGCCTCCGCTTCGTAGCTGGTCAGCCGTTCGTCGACGAGGTGTACGTCCACGCCCGCCAGCTCGGTGCGCAGTCGCGCCGCCACCGCTTCCGCCTCCTTCGCCTTGGGGCCGGCCGTGTCGTCCATGTTGAGCGGATGCCCGACGACGAGGTCGGTCACGCGCCGTTGCCGCGCCGTCGCGAGCAAGCTCTGCCAGCGTTTCGCCGGATCGGCCTCGACCAGCGCGGGCAAAGGCGTGGCCACGCCGAGCTCGTCGCCGTACGCCAATCCGATCCGGCGCGTGCCGTAGTCGATGCCCAGACAACGCATGCCTCAGTCCGGCGCGGCGGCGTTCCGAGCGCAATTTCATTTGCGAGCGCGGCGGATCGCCGCGAACTGTTCGG is part of the Opitutus terrae PB90-1 genome and harbors:
- the dgt gene encoding dGTP triphosphohydrolase, coding for MANRFYNAFDVETYGGERKTDYRNAFQIDRDRIIHAHAFRKLQSKTQVFLSGEYDFYRTRLTHSMEVAQIGRSICHYLFTRGAPLKPDFHIDGDLVEAVCLAHDLGHPPFGHSGERTLQELMVKWGGFEGNAQTLHLLTSTMYQNETSVRGMQPTRALLDGVLKYKKLFAEFPAPPPNHFLYDPQVAERTYVFGGRPIPAELMAGEKLNSFKSIECQIMDWADDAAYSLNDIVDGVKAGFLTYEKIETWAAGEPIDAARQALLDDLFDAIRADRLENVFSQKIGRFIRACRLRERDNFMAAKTNRYRFELIVSKEAENEALFFKKMANDIIFESPQLQQIEHKARRVMFELWEAVWRNYVEPRQRVIKILPPRVGRLIDAEATQRGKARQLCDYLAGLTDGMIVRTYRRLFDPVFGSIRDLS
- a CDS encoding bifunctional folylpolyglutamate synthase/dihydrofolate synthase → MPPSPNPESGRGAQPDAAAGFEAVAEYLCGLKAGGSKLGLDRMRLLAAELGHPERALRCVHVAGTNGKGSVAAMLEAILRAAGWRVGLFTSPHLVHVGERVQVNRQPLAPAEIVGYVRELDVLADRIAAREGPGDRPSFFEYMTAMALLQFGRQRCDIAVMEVGLGGEFDATNLVDPEMTVITSIGFDHCEWLGHTLEEIARAKAGIIKPERPVVIGRVPPAAETVIRARAEEMEARVISVREVYGENLAVYPETNLAGDYQRWNAATATLAARELDSRWRISERAIAHGLWHVRWPGRWQRVLVGGRRVILDASHNAEGASVLDANLARLRAETGRAPIVVVGVLGAERAQPLMAAICRHAGEVHLVVPNQPRASSYEELAALIPAGFPGRVARTTVAEIFPGGDHCALGGPDDSIVITGSIYLLGEVLPRIGAGTDAG
- the accD gene encoding acetyl-CoA carboxylase, carboxyltransferase subunit beta, translated to MTHFDKPTYTVRKTRKKEIPQGVYTKDPVSGEAVFTKDIADNQMVVPASGHHFPIGARERLGYLLDPGSFVESNIEVRSADPLQFVDSAPYPARIKKYEKESGLPEAVVTGAGKIHGVPVSLAVMDFRFCGGTLGSAAGEKITRAIETAIAQKIPCIIFSTSGGARMQEGILSLMQMAKTSAALGRLAAARLPYISVLTHPTTGGVSASYATLGDVILAEPGALIGFAGPRVIKDTTKQTLPPGFQTSEFLLKHGLIDQIVPRTEMRERLHQILLALYVKQTPASASVAKS
- a CDS encoding ComF family protein; this encodes MSQWLRGLSDVVFPPLCVHCRGLVPSEAEFRHLCPACSAQLDYVRPPHCSTCGHPFYGVVEGERMCPHCEGLAPAFREGRTAVLLKGPARGLVHELKYHRGLQVLVDLERIFRRSPHVLELARGATLVPVPLHPRKLRERGFNQSEQIAQALLRAVDGAAHVRPLLRRTVDTVSQTQHDRRTRQLNLKNAFALASGAVISAADHYLLVDDVFTTGSTLNSCAQTLRRAGAVSLDVVTFGHG
- the truA gene encoding tRNA pseudouridine(38-40) synthase TruA is translated as MLVALMAHPSSSEPRWKCVCAYDGGHFAGWQSQVSGASVQDAIEARLREMFGREVRIHGSGRTDAGVHALGQVFHFDAHWRHGPEKLLAALRARLPSAIQIKTVCAVTPEFHARFQASGKRYTYRLHLGDADPFTRPYSWPVFRPLDLAAMNAAAAVLRGRHDFRAFTALNGPARVDTVRDLRRLDVRRRGRVIRIIAEADGFLYKMVRSLVGVLVAVGEGKLTVHDVRAILASRQRTAVVQTAPPQGLFLVRVFYRPGRRSTAATTDVDNDE
- a CDS encoding HAD family hydrolase; the protein is MASPRYRHIIWDWNGTLLDDLDLCIEIMNGLLAPRGLAVLDRARHHALFDFPVRDYYRRLGFDTQRDPFERLSVDFIDVYDRRRWECRLHAEAEAMLRAARTAGISQSILSAYRQETLQEIVRHLGLADYFIRMIGLDNIYAHSKVELGRAWLQELGLPRDQVVLVGDTRHDHEVAQALEVDCVLVTWGHHSLEKLQTPGTRVVPNFSALATELGLAVTA
- the ruvX gene encoding Holliday junction resolvase RuvX, which encodes MRCLGIDYGTRRIGLAYGDELGVATPLPALVEADPAKRWQSLLATARQRRVTDLVVGHPLNMDDTAGPKAKEAEAVAARLRTELAGVDVHLVDERLTSYEAEATISKTQRRAVRASGVIDSRAATLILQDFLDQRFPPPLPHPAE